The Psychrobacillus sp. FSL K6-4046 DNA window ATGTTCAAAATATGTTCCAGTTCCCGAAATTTCGACAAAACATGACAAGTAACACTATTGATATGTATTCATCTGCGTTACATTATCGCTAACAAATTATTTTTATTAAGGAGATTATCAACTGTGAATAAAAAAGTTGCTTGGATCACTGATACTGCCGCTTTATTGGAACAATCATTTATTGAAAAACATAATATACATGTCTTACCGTTAAATATTGTTTTTGAAGAGGGTGCATTCAAAGAAACGATTGATATGACACATGATGAATTCTATGACAAATTAAGAACGGCTAAAGTTCATCCAAAGACCTCTCAGCCTCCAATTGGTGAAATGGTACAACTATATGAAGACCTAAAAGCAGAAGGATATGATTGTGCAGTTGCCGTCCATACATCAAGCGGTTTGTCTGGCACCTACCACAGCTCACAAACCGCTTCTAAAATGGCCAATTTCAAAGTATATTCCATTGACTCCAAAATAGGCTCTTATCCAATGGTCAAAATGCTAGAGGTTGGGAAAAGCTTGTTAGAAGAAGGCCGGGGCGTAGAGGAAGTTGTAGCTCATATAGAAAATATGACAAACAACTCTGAGTTATCCTTCATTCCATCTAGCTTGACTCAGCTTCATAAAAGTGGTCGTGTTTCCGGCACAGCAGCCTTTCTTAGCAATCTATTAAATATAAAAGTGGTTATTTCCTTTGATAATGGAAAAACCGTCCCGACAGAAAAAGTACGTGCTACTAAAAGAGCTAAAAACTATGTAATGGGACGCCTTCGAAAAGATATGAAAATAGCAGAAGTTCCAGAAGTTGCAGTAATCAACTGCAACAACAAAAAGGATGCTCAAACGTGGAGAGAAGAAATCCTGCAGGAATTCCCTAACCTTAAGGTTATTGTCATCCCATTAAGTGCCTGTGTAGGAGTTCATGCTGGAGAAGGGACCATTGGACTTAGCTGGGTTCGGTATTAATATAATTTATAAAGGGGTTTGCTATTTAGCAAACTCCTTTTTTAACAAAGAGCAAATGGAAGCATCACAAAACTGCCCTTTTTCAAACGCAGATTCTCTTAATGTACCCTCATATATAAATCCTGCCTTCTCCAAAGTTCTTTTCGATGCACTATTTTCTGGATCATAGAGGGCTTCTATTCTGTGAAGCTCCATCTTTTCAAAGCCATAGGACAGGATAGGCTGCAAAACCTCCGGCATTACTCCACTTCTCCAAAATTCTGGAGTAAGCTCAAACCCGATTTCAGCCTTATTGTGTTCCTTTTCCCAATTATGGTAGCCACAGCTCCCTATAATCTTATTGTCCCCCTTAGTAGCTATCCCCCAACGAAATCCTTCGTTTTTATGGTACTTTATTTGCCACTTTCTGATTATCTTTTTCGCTTCGCCAATATCCTTGAAGACGTCTAAATCATAATATTTCATAACCTCATCCTGAGAAAAATAATAGAATACCTCTTCTGCATCGGTCAGCTCTATCTGGCGTAGTACAAACCGTTTCGTTTCCATTCTAGGAAAATTTTTATTACGTTGATCATAGGCAAATAATACAAAGAATTGAGATATGGCAATTATCCCTGACAGGGTACTAATAAAAATGCTTATCCAAAAGTACATAGATATTCTTCCACTTCCTATAGGACCAACTTTCGGCTGGTACACGTCATAGACAGCATAAAAGTTAATCCCTAATAAAACTATTCCACCAAACAAGATAAACCATTTAACCATAGCGACACTCCCTATCGAGAGTTTATTCGAGATGGTGGCCATAAAATCCTTTTTTAATGGTGGTGAAGGATGTCTATTACAATTCGATGGCTCGGTTGACCGCATGGCACTCCATACCCTCACAAGTTCCAGCAAGTTTACGACAATCCGTCATCCTATCCACTTACCACAACAACTTTACTCTCTCAGGTGGTGTCCAATAAATGCTTCTATCCCCATATCACCAAGGCTTCCTACTCGATGCTTCCTAACGGAAACAACTTGACTCTCCATTTCCTGGTCACCGATGATCAGCATATACGGATGTTTTTGCATGGCTGCCTCTCGTATCTTTAATCCAATTTTTTCTACGCGGTCATCTACTTCTACCCGGTAGCCTTCTTGTTGTAGCCGCGACTTTACTTCCTCCGCATAAGCTAGATGAGCGTCTGTGATAGGCAATACCTTCACTTGAACCGGGGCTAGCCAAAGTGGAAAATTACCTTGAAAGTGTTCTAATAGAATCGCGATAAACCGTTCTATGGAGCCATAGATTGCTCGATGAATCATGATAGGACGACGAAGCTGGTTGTTTTCATCGACGTACTGGCAATTAAATTTTTCCGGCATTTGAAAATCAAGCTGAACTGTTCCACACTGCCAGCTACGTCCAAGTGAATCGAGTATATGAAAGTCAATTTTAGGACCATAAAAAGCTCCGTCTCCCTCGTTTATTTGATATTCAACCTGTTTACTCTTCAAAACCGATTCTAGCGCTTCTTCTGCTTGGTCCCATACTTCCACAGAGCCCATAAAATCCTCTGGACGAGTGGATAGCTCCACTTTATAGCTAAATCCAAATTTCCGATAGAATTCATCTACTAGATCTAACACCTTCGCAAGCTCACCTTCAATTTGCTCTTCTAGAACAAACAGATGGGCATCGTCTTGAGTAAATGCTCGAACACGCAATAGACCATTCAAAGATCCCGAAAGCTCATGACGGTGTACTAACCCTAGCTCTGCATATCGTATAGGAAGTTCTCGATAGCCTCTTCTTTTACTATTAAAGATTAAAACTGCTCCCGGACAGTTCATTGGCTTAATCGCATACTTTTGTTCATCCACATCAGCAAAATACATGTTTTCATGGTAATGATCCCAGTGTCCCGATTTCTCCCACAGCTCCTGCTTCATCATGATAGGAGTTTTTATCTCCTGATAGCCCGCTCGCTGATGTTTTTCTCTCCATAAATTTTCGAGTTCATTTCGTAAAACCATTCCTTTTGGCAAATAAAATGGCATACCTGGAGCTTCCTCCATGGACATAAATAATTCGAGTTGCTGACCTAATTTTTGATGACTTAATCTTTCCTCGGCTTTTACTGACATAATTAATTCCTCCTCGTTTTGTTTTACATAATAAAAAAAGACCACACCCATCCCGGTAAAGGGACGAGTGTGGTCGTGGTTCCACCCTAATTTTGCCGACATTAACAAATACGGCTCTCATAAAATATAACGGTTTCCCGATTATGGATACTAGTTGTTCCCCATAATAGCTCTAAGGTGGTAAACTATTCGACATTCTAACAGGGCTTTCAGCCAATGACCCTGCTCTCTAATTAGAAGTTGAGGAATAATTCATGTCCTTTTCATAGCTTAAATATTAAATTGTGCATACAAAAAACCACACCCATCCCGGTAAAAGGGACGAGTGTGGTCGTGGTTCCACCCTAATTTTGCCGTCAAATAAAAAATACGGCTTTCTAAAAGATAACGGTTTCCCGATTATGGATACTAGTTGTTCCCCATAATAGCTCCAAGGCGGTAAATCATTCGTTTTTCTTACAGGGCTTTCAGCCGATGACCCTGCTCTCTAATAAGAAATTACCTAAATGACTCATGTCCTTTTCTTTGCCTAAATAACATAAGTTGATTTTTAATAGTATATTCAATGAGTTTAGAATAGTCAACTAAATTTTATTTTAAATGAAAGAACGTCCCATCACAACGGTGTGATAGTATTGCTCATCCTTTAAAACTTTATCGTTTTTTAATATACCCTCTACCTCGAAGCCATACTTTTTATATAAGGCAATCGCTTTTTCGTTAGTATGTAATACATTTAATGAGATCTTTTTGATACTACCGGCATCCGCCCAAGCGATAGACTCCTTCAATAGGTTGGTACCGATACTCAGCCCCCAATATTCTTTTAAGACACACACACCAAATTCCACTTTATGCGCAAACCGCTTTAAGCCATTCCCTTCACATCTAGAAAAACCAACAATCCTTCCCTCAATCTCTGCGACTAAAAAGAGATTGTTCACGGAAAGGGTGTCATCTTCAATTAGCTTTTCAAAGCCTGTGACATCAATGAATGCTTCCCCTTGTTCTCTATCTAGATTCTCCGTTTCCCCGTCGATTTGAACCCTTACCTCGGACAGCTGCTTTGCATCCAGCTGACTAGCCGATCTAATCTTATATGAGATATCTCTAACCTTATATTCCTTTGTCTCTATTTCCATCTCTCAATTCCCCCACTTTTCTTTATTTATTCTTATCAAAGTTTCTTTTAGCAAGCTGCTGCAAAGGATCCCATACACCGTTAAATGGAGGAGCATACGATAAGTCCAGGTCTAATAAATCCGGGAGCGTCATACCATGGTACAGGGCAGTAGCCAATACATCAGTGCGCTTGTCTACTCCATGCCCCCCAACGATCTGCCCACCTAGAAGCAATTGATCCTCTTTGCGATAAAGAAGTTTTATCTGCATTAACTCTTTACCAGGATAATACCCTGCAATATCACTTGCCTCAATCGTACTTGTGTCGAAAGGAATGTCTAGTCCCTTTACTTCCTCCTCTGACAGTCCGGTTCTACCAATCGACAATTCAAAGAATTTCATAATAGAGGTACCGACAATACCTTTAAACGGTATTTTTTCTCCAATCATATTGAATCCTGCAAGCCTACCTTGTTTATTGGCAGTAGTACCTAGAGGGATATAATCGTTTTTTTGTTTCAAACGATTAAAATGAGTGGCGCAATCTCCTGCCGCATAAATATCTGGAATACTTGTTTCCAAATATTCATTTACGATTATGGCTCCATTCTCTAGAGTTTCTATTCCTGTCTCCTTAAGGAAATTAGTTGCTGGTTTTATGCCAATAGCTATCAACACTAAGTCTGTTGAGTAGGTCCCTTTGTCAGTTACCACTTCTTGGACTCGTGTGTTTCCCGTAAAGGATTTAACCTCCTCATTTAGTTTGACCTCCACATGTTTTTCCTTTGCCTTTTGTAGTAATATGTCTGACATCTCTGGATCAAGAATTGGCATTAGTCGATCTCCACGTTGAATTACTCGGACCTTTTTACCAATTTCTCTTATGTTTTCTGCCATTTCTAAACCAATATATCCTCCACCGATAATAGTTACGTGGTTCACATCTTTCAGTTCAGCTATTAATGCCTCCGTTTGCGGAATGGTTTTAAATGTATGTATTCCATCTAGTTGTGTCCCCCCCCAATCAGGTACGATGGAGCTAGCACCTGTTGCTACTAATAGGCGGTCATACTTAACTTCAAATCTTTCTCCAGTTACTAATACATTACCTGCAACTGTTTTGTTCAGAGGGTTTACATCCGTTACTTCATGCCCAATCTTTGCATCAATCTTGTATTTCGTTCGAAACATCTCCACGCTTCGTGCGATTACATCTGTCGTAGAAAATATTTTTTGGCCAACTACATATGGTAGGCCACATTGTCCGTATGAGTAAATATTTCCTTTTTCTAAAGTCGTAATTTCTGCTGTAGAATCATTGCGAAAAATCTCCATTGCAGCACTCATACCAGCTGCATCACCGCCTAT harbors:
- a CDS encoding DegV family protein → MNKKVAWITDTAALLEQSFIEKHNIHVLPLNIVFEEGAFKETIDMTHDEFYDKLRTAKVHPKTSQPPIGEMVQLYEDLKAEGYDCAVAVHTSSGLSGTYHSSQTASKMANFKVYSIDSKIGSYPMVKMLEVGKSLLEEGRGVEEVVAHIENMTNNSELSFIPSSLTQLHKSGRVSGTAAFLSNLLNIKVVISFDNGKTVPTEKVRATKRAKNYVMGRLRKDMKIAEVPEVAVINCNNKKDAQTWREEILQEFPNLKVIVIPLSACVGVHAGEGTIGLSWVRY
- a CDS encoding GNAT family protein is translated as MVKWFILFGGIVLLGINFYAVYDVYQPKVGPIGSGRISMYFWISIFISTLSGIIAISQFFVLFAYDQRNKNFPRMETKRFVLRQIELTDAEEVFYYFSQDEVMKYYDLDVFKDIGEAKKIIRKWQIKYHKNEGFRWGIATKGDNKIIGSCGYHNWEKEHNKAEIGFELTPEFWRSGVMPEVLQPILSYGFEKMELHRIEALYDPENSASKRTLEKAGFIYEGTLRESAFEKGQFCDASICSLLKKEFAK
- the thrS gene encoding threonine--tRNA ligase; the encoded protein is MGVVFFYYVKQNEEELIMSVKAEERLSHQKLGQQLELFMSMEEAPGMPFYLPKGMVLRNELENLWREKHQRAGYQEIKTPIMMKQELWEKSGHWDHYHENMYFADVDEQKYAIKPMNCPGAVLIFNSKRRGYRELPIRYAELGLVHRHELSGSLNGLLRVRAFTQDDAHLFVLEEQIEGELAKVLDLVDEFYRKFGFSYKVELSTRPEDFMGSVEVWDQAEEALESVLKSKQVEYQINEGDGAFYGPKIDFHILDSLGRSWQCGTVQLDFQMPEKFNCQYVDENNQLRRPIMIHRAIYGSIERFIAILLEHFQGNFPLWLAPVQVKVLPITDAHLAYAEEVKSRLQQEGYRVEVDDRVEKIGLKIREAAMQKHPYMLIIGDQEMESQVVSVRKHRVGSLGDMGIEAFIGHHLRE
- a CDS encoding GNAT family N-acetyltransferase: MEIETKEYKVRDISYKIRSASQLDAKQLSEVRVQIDGETENLDREQGEAFIDVTGFEKLIEDDTLSVNNLFLVAEIEGRIVGFSRCEGNGLKRFAHKVEFGVCVLKEYWGLSIGTNLLKESIAWADAGSIKKISLNVLHTNEKAIALYKKYGFEVEGILKNDKVLKDEQYYHTVVMGRSFI
- a CDS encoding CoA-disulfide reductase, coding for MHYVIIGGDAAGMSAAMEIFRNDSTAEITTLEKGNIYSYGQCGLPYVVGQKIFSTTDVIARSVEMFRTKYKIDAKIGHEVTDVNPLNKTVAGNVLVTGERFEVKYDRLLVATGASSIVPDWGGTQLDGIHTFKTIPQTEALIAELKDVNHVTIIGGGYIGLEMAENIREIGKKVRVIQRGDRLMPILDPEMSDILLQKAKEKHVEVKLNEEVKSFTGNTRVQEVVTDKGTYSTDLVLIAIGIKPATNFLKETGIETLENGAIIVNEYLETSIPDIYAAGDCATHFNRLKQKNDYIPLGTTANKQGRLAGFNMIGEKIPFKGIVGTSIMKFFELSIGRTGLSEEEVKGLDIPFDTSTIEASDIAGYYPGKELMQIKLLYRKEDQLLLGGQIVGGHGVDKRTDVLATALYHGMTLPDLLDLDLSYAPPFNGVWDPLQQLAKRNFDKNK